One Oryza glaberrima chromosome 10, OglaRS2, whole genome shotgun sequence DNA segment encodes these proteins:
- the LOC127786308 gene encoding uncharacterized protein LOC127786308, with protein MTFKEKKRITRMFVALKPCIDGFMAGCRPYLAIDSTHLTGKYRGQLATACAIDGHNWLYPVAYGIIDSETSENWIWFMEKLRLAISNLDGLAICTDAGKGIDIAVEEVFGEAEHRECMRHLVTNFKVKFHGKIFDDHLWPAAYAWTEQSYSYHMGQIENAKPQAHLYLKTYHKRLWSRSMFSCHSKVDYVTNNLAESFNNWINKYKGLMLFELMDKIRRKTMKIFQKRKKVANKLQGQIILPSVMRELNAKTRDLDLDVDRSDDLEAEVTEKSPGGKRHVVNLEEKTCTCREWQVSGKPCVHALAFITSVRGLHIESFVDECYSVDKFTAAYAPRIPSLTDMSQWPQSEHGFFLYPPILKRSAGRPRNTRYKGGSEGRGTGKRSGSQKCPICKNFGHRWNTCKEAEPDAKEAFALLANERRKRKNKAPSTSSSCAAASSTPDFLAPQSKRKRAAAYDSSNSNLIASVTANATSVSSSGPNHQQSQCALVPVTEASTPPPKARGKGKKTNLTVPVDSPSMSTGSKKKLPSDSPSMSTRSKKKLIA; from the exons ATGACGTtcaaggagaagaaaaggattACAAGAATGTTTGTAGCTTTGAAGCCATGCATTGATGGGTTTATGGCTGGTTGTAGGCCTTACTTGGCAATTGATAGCACTCACTTGACAGGGAAATACAGAGGCCAACTGGCAACAGCTTGTGCTATTGATGGCCACAACTGGCTATACCCAGTGGCCTACGGCATCATTGATTCAGAAACAAGTGAGAATTGGATTTGGTTTATGGAGAAATTGCGACTGGCCATTAGTAACTTGGATGGTTTAGCAATATGCACAGATGCAGGCAAAGGGATTGATATTGCTGTGGAGGAGGTGTTTGGTGAAGCGGAGCATCGGGAATGTATGCGTCATCTAGTTACCAACTTCAAGGTAAAGTTCCATGGTAAAATTTTTGATGATCATTTGTGGCCAGCCGCATATGCATGGACAGAGCAATCGTACTCCTATCACATGGGACAAATTGAGAATGCTAAACCGCAAGCAcatttatatttgaaaacaTACCACAAGAG GTTATGGTCTAGAAGCATGTTCTCATGTCACTCAAAGGTGGATTACGTGACCAATAATCTTGCTGAAAGCTTTAATAACTGGATCAATAAGTACAAAGGGCTCATGTTATTTGAGCTGATGGACAAGATAAGAAGAAAGACTatgaaaatatttcaaaagaggaaaaaggtTGCCAACAAGCTGCAAGGACAGATTATACTGCCAAGTGTGATGCGTGAGTTGAATGCCAAGACAAGGGACCTAGACCTAGATGTCGACAGGAGTGATGATTTGGAGGCAGAGGTTACTGAAAAATCTCCTG GTGGGAAGAGGCATGTGGTAAACTTGGAAGAAAAAACATGCACATGTAGAGAATGGCAAGTTTCTGGGAAGCCTTGTGTACACGCTTTGGCCTTCATAACATCAGTGAGGGGTTTGCATATAGAGTCCTTTGTGGATGAATGTTATAGTGTAGACAAGTTTACTGCTGCATATGCTCCACGCATCCCTAGTCTTACTGACATGTCCCAATGGCCACAAAGTGAACATGGCTTCTTTCTTTACCCACCAATCTTGAAGAGAAGTGCAGGGCGACCTAGGAACACAAGGTATAAGGGTGGATCTGAAGGGAGAGGCACTGGTAAGAGGTCCGGTAGCCAAAAATGCCCTATTTGTAAGAACTTTGGTCACAGATGGAACACATGCAAGGAAGCTGAACCGGATGCTAAGGAGGCATTTGCTCTATTAGCAAATGAAAG GCGAAAGAGAAAGAACAAAGCACCATCCACTTCAAGTAGCTGTGCTGCTGCATCATCAACCCCAGATTTTCTTGCCCCACAGAG CAAAAGGAAGAGGGCAGCTGCGTATGATAGTTCTAATTCTAATTTAATTGCTTCTGTGACTGCAAATGCTACATCAGTGAG CTCAAGTGGCCCAAATCATCAACAAAGCCAATGTGCCCTTGTTCCTGTAACAGAAGCAAGCACACCACCTCCCAAAGCAAGGGGCAAAGGAAAAAAGACCAACCTAACAGTACCAGTCGATAGCCCATCCATGTCAACTGGAAGCAAGAAGAAATTGCCATCAGATAGCCCATCCATGTCAACTAGAAGCAAGAAAAAATTAATAGCCTAA